The following are encoded together in the Mugil cephalus isolate CIBA_MC_2020 chromosome 18, CIBA_Mcephalus_1.1, whole genome shotgun sequence genome:
- the LOC124995991 gene encoding serine/threonine-protein kinase CST20-like has product MKAMDCKYILKCLTKLSCRADSNTTESYPRILEREKTQREALTLQAESLYTAAMARSHAVMKRLGLSTIQDAFPTPQPPAGPRHGIESSIQGSMYMPVAEKNTSVSFKWGEAQERCFSSSPSESVSSGDTFWSVDSHTPAELRAIPLVQTPDVAPLPLRPFSSSPTTSAPIRPRRRVSRLPVMSVIISGTDKEVAALPKRSSAARPQVPPPAPVPPPAPVPPPPLKLATQKTPRTCPTRPMLPAKTICKVKKTDRQAGRMRTADSKTQEDLQPLFKAAEGLSQSFNLLSSDDWTKKTNGLRIIRALAQHHPDALKTRLHDVCLSVKDEHGHQLGMFILPL; this is encoded by the exons ATGAAAGCTATGGATTGCAAATACATCTTGAAATGCTTGACAAAGCTGAGCTGCAGAGCTGATAGCAAC ACTACGGAGAGTTATCCCAGGATcctggaaagagaaaagaccCAAAGGGAGGCCCTCACCCTTCAAGCAGAGAGTCTGTATACAGCAGCCATGGCCCGCAGCCATGCTGTAATGAAGAGACTGGGACTGTCCACCATACAGGACGCCTTCCCGACACCTCAGCCCCCTGCTGGTCCCAGACATGGGATTGAATCTTCAATCCAAGGATCAATGTACATGCCTGTGGCAGAGAAAAATACTTCTGTGAGCTTCAAATGGGGGGAGGCACAGGAACGATGTTTTAGCTCCAGTCCATCAGAGTCTGTCAGCTCTGGGGACACTTTTTGGTCTGTGGACTCTCACACTCCTGCTGAGCTGAGAGCTATCCCCCTGGTTCAAACCCCTGACGTGGCGCCACTGCCTCTCAGGCCCTTCTCTTCGTCTCCCACCACTTCAGCGCCGATCAGGCCCAGGAGGAGAGTCTCCCGCCTTCCTGTGATGTCTGTGATCATCAGTGGAACAG ACAAAGAAGTAGCAG CACTGCCTAAAAGGAGCTCTGCAGCGCGACCCCaagttcctcctccagctccagttcCTCCCCCAGctccagttcctcctcctccattaaAACTGGCCACACAGAAGACACCACGAACTTGTCCTACTCGTCCTATGCTCCCTGCCAAAACCATCTGTAAGGTGAAGAAGACAGATAGACAGGCCGGTAGGATGCGGACAGCAGACAGTAAAACTCAGGAGGACCTGCAGCCTCTGTTTAAGGCAGCGGAGGGTTTGTCTCAGAGCTTCAACCTGCTCAGCTCTGACGACTG GACGAAGAAGACAAACGGCCTGAGAATCATACGAGCCCTGGCACAGCACCACCCAGACGCTCTGAAGACCAGACTGCATGacgtgtgtctgtctgtcaaagACGAG CATGGCCACCAACTGGGGATGTTCATTCTGCCACTCTAG
- the LOC124995936 gene encoding TOG array regulator of axonemal microtubules protein 2-like, with amino-acid sequence MDTVISLCVHLKKDMDGEAEMMVNVLLLKTAQASASSFIQQKASSALEALVQNCSAARVLNVLLTTGMSHRNAAVRASTAQQLHLLADRLGADKVLKGQSFLTAVGKICLDASAEVRPHGHAVLRELVLHKDFTKMWKKTIGEKDRCSLRKILIDMMKG; translated from the exons ATGGACACCGTCATTTCTCTCTGCGTCCACCTGAAGAAAGACATGGACGGCGAGGCAGAGATGATGgtcaatgttctgctgctgaAGACTGCACAAGCGTCTGCCAGCAGCTTCATTCAGCAGAAAGCCAGCTCAGCCCTGGAGGCCCTGGTGCAGAACTGCAGTGCAGCTCGAGTCCTTAACGTCCTCCTGACCACAGGAATGAGCCACAGGAACGCCGCAGTGAGGGCCAGCACCGCTCAGCAGCTCCACCTACTGGCTGACAGGCTGGGAGCAGATAAAGTCCTGAAGGGGCAGAGCTTCCTTACTGCTGTTGGTAAGATTTGTCTGGACGCCTCCGCTGAAGTCAG GCCCCATGGACATGCCGTCCTGCGGGAACTTGTCCTCCACAAGGACTTTACCAAGATGTGGAAGAAGACTATAGGGGAAAAGGATCGGTGCTCACTCAGGAAGATCCTGATAGATATGATGAAGGGATAG